One part of the Rutidosis leptorrhynchoides isolate AG116_Rl617_1_P2 chromosome 1, CSIRO_AGI_Rlap_v1, whole genome shotgun sequence genome encodes these proteins:
- the LOC139843300 gene encoding uncharacterized protein, with amino-acid sequence MVFDLMVVRGGSKMVAYGGDEVVKNPCGIRGTIRPFIIHKVGNGIHTSAWYDTWCDLGNFSDVISFRDITREGFSASSTVNNLLGNSGWNWPPNWLIKHPLIATINVPDVSVDDKVLWKLSDENLGEFSTSNVWESLRPRAPKVNWFYVVWFSNHIPRHACVVWLLVGENLKTQDKLKDWEVSHSQISTMSCSLCKTQQDSHAHLFFECPFSSKVWFDVSRLSDFPRGVTKWRDIIDLLCPVAHLRSARVVVMKLIFAATTYFIWQERNARLFNKSARSTYQLAKIIQATVRLKLRSLKLKDTNQVRRIKAQWMI; translated from the exons atggTGTTCGACTTAATGGTGGTTCGTGGTGGATCAAAGATGGTGGCATATGGAGGTGATGAAGTG GTAAAGAATCCATGTG GCATAAGAGGAACTATCAGACCATTCATTATTCACAAAGTGGGTAACGGGATTCATACATCGGCATGGTATGACACATGGTGTGACCTTGGTAACTTCAGTGATGTAATCTCATTTAGAGATATCACTCGTGAGGGCTTTAGTGCATCATCAACTGTTAACAATTTGCTCGGTAACTCGGGTTGGAATTGGCCGCCTAATTGGCTAATAAAACACCCACTAATCGCTACTATTAATGTCCCTGATGTGTCCGTCGATGATAAAGTCTTATGGAAATTATCGGATGAAAATTTAGGTGAGTTTTCAACAAGTAATGTTTGGGAATCATTAAGGCCAAGAGCTCCAAAGGTAAATTGGTTTTATGTAGTCTGGTTCAGTAATCATATTCCAAGGCATGCTTGTGTGGTTTGGTTATTGGTTGGGGAAAACCTCAAGACACAAGATAAACTCAAAGATTGGGAAGTAAGTCATTCACAAATCTCAACAATGTCATGTTCGTTATGTAAGACCCAACAAGATTCACATGCACACTTGTTCTTTGAATGCCCTTTCTCGAGTAAAGTTTGGTTTGACGTAAGCAGACTGAGTGATTTTCCTAGAGGAGTAACTAAGTGGCGTGACATTATTGACCTGTTATGCCCTGTTGCTCATCTTCGTTCAGCTCGTGTGGTGGTTATGAAGCTTATTTTTGCAGCTACTACATACTTCATATGGCAAGAAAGGAACGCTCGCTTGTTTAATAAGTCAGCTCGTAGTACATATCAACTAGCAAAAATCATTCAAGCTACAGTAAGGCTGAAGTTGAGATCTTTGAAGTTGAAGGATACGAACCAAGTTCGAAGGATTAAAGCCCAATGGATGATATAA